Below is a window of Gemmatimonadaceae bacterium DNA.
CCGCCCCGCCGTGTTTCATCGCACGCCGTCCATGCCGGACGAGCGTGCGTCAGAGCATCCGTGCGATGACCGCGCCAAGCGCCAGGAACACCAGCGCGAGGAGTCCGAGCGTGACGGGCTGCATCGTGACGCCGGCGTTCGCCACCGGTGCCACCTCACGCGCCACCGGGGTGGACGCCGTGTGCACCGCCGGTGCCGCCACCAGGCGCTGGGCGCCGGCCGGCGGGAGGGCGTTCATGATCTGCGCCGCCACGTGCGCCGGCGTGCGCACGTCCTTCCGCGACGACGCCTCGCGGCTGATCCGCGACCAAAGCTCGGCCTCGGGGGTCAGCTGGTTGTTCGCCAGGCGCGGGGCCGGCGCCTCGCCATCCAGCCAGGCATTCAGGGCCGCCATCGCGCCGTCGTTGCGAAGGGGCACCTCACGATCCGTCAGTGGACGATCACCCAGGGGCTTTGCCGCCGAGGGCTGCGAGATCTCGCGATCGCCGCGCACGCCGTCCGGGTTCGGTGTCATGTCCATGTTCATGCGTACTTCTCCTCGAGAAGAGCCTGCAGCGCTTCGCGTGCACGATGCACACGCATCTTGAGCGCGCCGACGGTAGAGTCGAGCATTTCGGCCATCTCCTCGTACGACCGGCCTTCCACATGCTTCATGATGAAGGCCTCCCGCAGCGAAGGAGAGAGCTGGCCCAGGGCCCAGTCGAGGTCGACGCGGAGCTCACTGCGATCGAGCTCCTCGTCAGGCGTCGTCAGGTGAGACGGCTGATCGTCCTCTTCGTAACTCACATGCGTGCGCCGGATGTTCTTCAACCAGTCCTTGCACCCATTGGCCACGATCCGGAAGATCCACGCATCGAACCGCCCACGCACCTCACCGAGGTGCGAGAACGCCTTGATGAACGAGGCCTGCATGATGTCCTCGGCGACATCAGGACTGCCCGTCATGTTCAATGCATGTCGGTACAGCGGATCGCTGTACTTCGTCACGAGGACCGCGAAGGCCTCCCGGTCGCCCGACAGCACGCGGGCGATGGAGCGGGCATCGATGTCCGCCTGCTCGGCAATGTCAGCCGGAACTGCTTGAGGTGGTGTTTGCACGAGCGCACGATAACTACCGTGCGACTCCCTCGACAACGTTCGGCGTGGCATGACGAGTGTTCCCATGGCACTGTGCAGACGACGCATCCCGGCATCGGTCACAAACGCCTGAGGTGCTGCCGACACTCTCCGCGGACATCCTGCCCTTTAATGGCTCAGTTCGCTTCAATCGCACGCCATCCGTGCGTCCGGACTTCCGCCGTGTGCTCCCCGAGCCGCGGCGGCACACGCCGCACGGTGCCACCGACACTCGACGGCACCCCGGTGAGCGGCGACGCATGCATCCCCTCGAGCGCCTCGGACACGGTCCGCACAAGACCCACCGGCACGCCGGCCGCGCGACAGTCACGCACCCAGTCTGCCGCGGTTCGCTGCAGCAGGATGGCCTGCAGGGCCGCGACGCACCGGTCCCGGTCACGGACCCGACCGGCGTTCCGCAGCCACGCAGCCTCGTGCGTGATCGCCGGATCACCCAGCAGTGCGCACAACGCCTCCCACTGGGCATCGCTGCCGACGGCGATCACGAGGGGGCGATCGGCGGCCTGGAAGAGCTGGTACGGAACGAGGTTGGCGTGGGCGTTCCCCCAGCGCCCCGCCTCCTGCCCCGACACGAGCGTGTTCTGCGCCACGTTCACGAGCGCGGCGGCGGCGGAGCCCGTGAGGGTGAGCGTGAGGCGGCGCGTGCGAGGCGGACCACCGCGGCCACCCACGAGCGCCGCCAACACCGCGATCGCGGCGTCCTTGCCCGTGAGCACGTCCACCAACGCCACGGCTGTCTTCATCGGCGCACCGCCGGGATCACCCGTGACGCTCATCCACCCGGCCTCTGCCTGCACGGCGAAGTCATACCCGGGCCGGGCGTGATCGCCATCATATCCGCGTATGGAACACCATATCAGCCTTGGATTCTCGGACAGTAACCGGTCAGCATCAAGCCCTTTACGCGTCAATGCGCCAGGGAGGAAGTTCTCGATCACGACATCGGCCTCCGCGATGAGGCGCAGGAGGAGGGCACGGTCCTCGTCGCGGTCCAGGTCCGCTGCCAGCGAGCGCTTGTTCCGGTTGATGCTCATGAAGTAGGCCGATTCGCCACGCGCGTCGAAGGGTGGTCCCCACCCGCGCGTGTCGTCGCCAACACCCGGGCGCTCCACCTTGATGACGTTCGCGCCGAGGTCCCCGAGGATCATGCTGCAGAGCGGACCGGCGAGAACCCGGCTCATATCGAGCACATTGATGCCTGAAAGCGGCGATGATGTCACGTTAATGACGTGTTGAAGGTGCTATTTCCGCGATCGATGTGCATGCTACGCGTGCCGGTGTAGGGTGTTCGTGTATTGCGTTTTCTGCCTGACGGACTATTATCTGTCTGTTGTCATTCAGCCGCGTCGCGCATCCAGGCGCTGACGTGGCGATTCGCTTTATCCGACGCGCCGTTCCGGGACCTCGAGTCCGACACGACGGCGCCCATCAATCTGTATGGAACCCATGACTCCCGACGTGCCCGTTGCTCCCGCGGAGGTTGCGGCGCCGGCCCCGGCGCCCGTGAAGCGCAGCCCCGGTCATCGCGGCACGGACATTCGCGACACCGTCGCTGAAATGACCGCGCGCGCGAACGAAATCCAGTTCGAGGCCGGCAGCAAGATGGCGAATGCGCTCCGGAACATCGTTCGTGCCGCCATCGCCGACACCGAGCTGAGCCTCGAGAGCACACGTGACGTCGTGGACTACTTCCGTCGGCGAGCCCTGATGTCCACCGAGGACGCGCAGGGGTTGCTGGACGAAGTGGCCGAGTACGCTTCGAAGCGCAAGCCCGTCGAACCGCCGCCGGGGAAGACGCCGCCGGGGAAGCCCACTGCGGCGAAGGTGCAGCCATTGGCCAGCCTGGCCGAGTCGCTCGCCTTGCCCGTGACACCGGTCATGAACGCCGGCCGACCCACTGCCGGACCACCGACGATCTCGTCGCCGGCGCCCGCCCCGGTCAAGGTCGCCCCGCCGACTCCGATCCCGGAGCCGACCGTCATCCCGCTGGCCCAGACCTCGATCGCCAAGGGCGCCAAGGCACCCGCCGCCAAGCCAGCCGCCCCGGCCAAGGCTGAGGCAGCTCCGGCCGCGAAGACTGCCGCGAAGACCCCAGCCGCCAAGACTGCAGCCCCGGCCAAGGCTGCTGCGGCTCCCGCCGCGAAGTCCGCATCGGCTCCCAAGACGCCCGCGGCCAAGGCGGTTCCTGCAGCAAAGGTCGCAGCAAAGGTCGCAGCGAAGGCACCGGCAAAGGCACCCGCCAAGGCCGCCGCCAAGACTCCGGCCAAGGCGCCCGCGAAGAAGAAGTGAGCCGTGCCATCGTGCGGCGACCATCGCCGCGCCTGGTGTCCACTGCCCGTCGTGCCTCGAGCGCGACGGGCAGTGTCGTCCGGGGCCGCCATCGGGTCGCTGGGGCTGCTGCGTGGCGACGCCTGCGCCCTCCCGCCCCCATTGCCCCGGCTCCGAGCGCCATGCCGCCCCATCTCTCCCACCCGACGTGACGCGCCCTGCCATTGTCGCCAGCGCGCCGGCGCGTGTCGACCTGGCCGGCGGGTGGACGGACGTCGCGCCGTACACGACGGAGCAGGGTGGCGCGGTCTGCAACGTCGCCATCGAGATGCGCGCGACCGCGACGGTCACCACACGCCCGGCCGGGGGGGCGACCGCGCCGGACGAACCGCTCGTGCGCGCCGCATGGGAACGTGCCGGGTGCCCTGACGTCGGCATCAGCCTGCGGTCCGACATTCCCGTGGGGTCCGGGCTCGGCGGTTCGTCGTCTGCCGGCGTGGCGCTCGCGGCGGCACTGGCCGCGTGGCGGCACGCCACCCTCTCGTTGCATGAGCTCGCCGAGTTGAGCCGGCGCACCGAGACCGAGACGCTGGGCGTGCCCGGGGGTTGTCAGGATCACTTCGCAGCCGCGTTCGGCGGGGCGCTGCTGCTCACCTGTGGCGCGACCACGGACGTGGAAACGTTGCCGTTGGGCGAGACCGCCATCGCCGCGTTCGAGGCGCGCGCCCTCGTCGCGTTCACCGGTGAGTCGCGCATGTCCGCGCGCACCATCTCCGCAGTGCTGGACGCCTATCGCGCGGGGGAGGAGCGGACCTGTGCGTCGCTGGCGGCGATGAAGCGGCTGGCCCCGCTGCTCGCCGACGCGCTCCGGCGCGGCGACATCGACCGGCTTGGCGTGCTGCTGGCGGACCAATGGACCGCACAGCGCGCCTTGCACGACACCATCACCACGCCGCGCATCGACCGGATCGTCTCGGCGGTTGCCGAGGCCGGGGCGCTCGGCACCAAGGCGCTCGGTGCATCGGGGGGCGG
It encodes the following:
- a CDS encoding sigma-70 family RNA polymerase sigma factor, which produces MSAAPQAFVTDAGMRRLHSAMGTLVMPRRTLSRESHGSYRALVQTPPQAVPADIAEQADIDARSIARVLSGDREAFAVLVTKYSDPLYRHALNMTGSPDVAEDIMQASFIKAFSHLGEVRGRFDAWIFRIVANGCKDWLKNIRRTHVSYEEDDQPSHLTTPDEELDRSELRVDLDWALGQLSPSLREAFIMKHVEGRSYEEMAEMLDSTVGALKMRVHRAREALQALLEEKYA
- a CDS encoding CoA transferase, translating into MSRVLAGPLCSMILGDLGANVIKVERPGVGDDTRGWGPPFDARGESAYFMSINRNKRSLAADLDRDEDRALLLRLIAEADVVIENFLPGALTRKGLDADRLLSENPRLIWCSIRGYDGDHARPGYDFAVQAEAGWMSVTGDPGGAPMKTAVALVDVLTGKDAAIAVLAALVGGRGGPPRTRRLTLTLTGSAAAALVNVAQNTLVSGQEAGRWGNAHANLVPYQLFQAADRPLVIAVGSDAQWEALCALLGDPAITHEAAWLRNAGRVRDRDRCVAALQAILLQRTAADWVRDCRAAGVPVGLVRTVSEALEGMHASPLTGVPSSVGGTVRRVPPRLGEHTAEVRTHGWRAIEAN